CGCAAACGGGACCAAATCCATGGCATGCGTTACACCTACGAGCCACCCTTCCTGCGTCACTTTACCGCGCGGTTCGAGTTTGTGTAGGCGTGGATAAACGAGGCGGGACGTACGCGTTGCTGCTGGAAATCGAACAAGAGACTGAAATCACCATTGGCCGGCTGGGTACTTTTTCCTTCCCCGCCGGGCACTATATTTATGTGGGCAGTGCGCTGGGCGGCGGAGGAGTAAGAGCGCGGCTGGCACGTCACCAACGTCACGACAAGAAGCTACGCTGGCACATTGATTATTTCCTCGTTCACGCACGCATGCTGGATGTCCGGATAGACTTCTCAGGGGAACGGCTAGAATGTATC
The DNA window shown above is from Chloroflexota bacterium and carries:
- a CDS encoding GIY-YIG nuclease family protein translates to MDKRGGTYALLLEIEQETEITIGRLGTFSFPAGHYIYVGSALGGGGVRARLARHQRHDKKLRWHIDYFLVHARMLDVRIDFSGERLECIWAQALLGLPGTRVIAPRFGASDCACLSHLIYTGEDNALSLALDSR